A genomic segment from Actinoplanes sichuanensis encodes:
- the yidD gene encoding membrane protein insertion efficiency factor YidD — MSLPARLLTALVVAYRRYLSPALPARCRFYPSCSAYAQEALARHGALRGTGLAIWRLLRCHPFHPGGYDPVPDPIRHRPADVTGD, encoded by the coding sequence ATGAGCCTGCCCGCCCGGCTCCTGACCGCTCTGGTCGTCGCGTACCGTCGATACTTGAGTCCGGCGCTGCCGGCACGCTGTCGGTTCTACCCCTCGTGCAGTGCCTACGCCCAGGAAGCCCTGGCGCGACACGGCGCCCTGCGGGGGACGGGCCTGGCGATCTGGCGGCTCCTACGATGCCATCCCTTCCACCCTGGCGGGTATGACCCGGTGCCTGACCCGATCCGTCACCGTCCTGCCGATGTGACTGGAGATTAG
- a CDS encoding GNAT family N-acetyltransferase: protein MSRRLVNLTLDTLEDLPRPCRQCVYWELDPVSAERACATGDPGLEKEAWVSQTLLEWGSCGKLAYVDGMPAGFVMYAPPAYVPRGMAFPTSPVSADAALLTTAKVVPAFAGGGLGRMLVQGVARDLTKRGVKAVEAFGDAKPDESSEESACIAPVDFFLSVGFKTVRPHPRYPRLRLELRTALSWKSDVEYALEKLLGSMSPETLLRPVRPVTATRSAEN from the coding sequence ATGTCGCGACGCCTGGTCAATCTGACCCTCGACACGCTCGAGGATCTGCCCCGGCCCTGCCGGCAGTGTGTCTACTGGGAGCTTGATCCGGTCTCCGCGGAACGGGCCTGCGCCACCGGTGACCCGGGCCTGGAAAAGGAAGCCTGGGTCTCGCAGACGCTGCTGGAGTGGGGCTCGTGCGGCAAACTCGCGTATGTCGACGGGATGCCGGCCGGCTTCGTGATGTATGCGCCGCCCGCCTATGTTCCTCGGGGCATGGCGTTCCCGACGTCTCCGGTGAGTGCCGACGCCGCCCTACTGACCACGGCCAAGGTGGTGCCCGCCTTCGCCGGTGGCGGCCTGGGCCGGATGCTGGTCCAGGGGGTGGCCCGTGATCTCACCAAGCGTGGGGTGAAGGCGGTCGAGGCCTTCGGTGACGCCAAGCCCGATGAGAGCAGCGAGGAGTCGGCCTGTATCGCGCCTGTCGACTTCTTCCTGTCGGTGGGCTTCAAGACGGTCCGCCCGCATCCCCGTTATCCGCGGCTGCGGCTGGAGTTGCGGACGGCCCTGTCCTGGAAGTCCGACGTGGAGTACGCGTTGGAGAAGCTGCTCGGCTCGATGAGCCCGGAGACCCTGCTGCGCCCGGTCCGCCCGGTGACAGCGACGAGGTCGGCGGAGAATTAG
- a CDS encoding ParA family protein, whose translation MHEYGVSRETESPLDRPSGVSVGGPHVGDVPQPRLAYEYGAPMPSQGAVSSSAPSSGAPVQSTEHVSRETPAADEDDPPLAMEALRAVQILNPSGEIIMPRPDHPRVICVANQKGGVGKTTTTVNLAVALALHGNRVLVVDLDPQGNASTGLNVPHHAGVPDVYDCLIDNVPLAEVAQPVEGIPNLFCVPATIDLAGAEIELVSVVARESRLARAIAGHPEKFDYVFIDCPPSLGLLTVNALCAAQEVLIPIQCEYYALEGLNQLINNINLVRQHLNPTLDVSTILLTMYDRRTRLADAVEQDVRNHFGAKVLNAVIPRNVRVSEAPSYGQSVMTYDPGSRGATSYFEAALELAVRGVNTGGTA comes from the coding sequence GTGCATGAGTACGGTGTTTCACGTGAAACCGAGTCGCCTCTCGACAGGCCGTCGGGAGTGAGCGTGGGCGGGCCGCACGTTGGCGACGTTCCGCAGCCTCGACTCGCTTATGAATACGGCGCGCCCATGCCGAGCCAGGGCGCTGTTTCGTCGAGCGCTCCTTCTTCAGGGGCGCCGGTTCAGTCGACCGAGCATGTTTCACGTGAAACGCCAGCGGCGGATGAGGACGATCCGCCCCTTGCTATGGAAGCGTTGCGAGCTGTGCAGATCCTCAACCCGAGCGGCGAGATCATCATGCCGCGCCCAGACCACCCGCGGGTGATTTGCGTCGCCAACCAGAAGGGCGGCGTCGGGAAGACGACCACGACGGTCAACCTCGCTGTGGCGCTCGCGCTCCACGGCAACCGTGTGCTGGTGGTTGACCTGGACCCGCAGGGCAATGCGTCCACCGGCCTGAATGTGCCGCACCACGCCGGCGTGCCGGACGTCTACGACTGCCTCATCGACAACGTGCCGCTGGCCGAGGTCGCGCAGCCGGTCGAGGGCATTCCGAACCTGTTCTGCGTGCCGGCAACGATCGACCTGGCCGGTGCGGAGATCGAGCTCGTCTCGGTGGTGGCCCGTGAATCACGGCTGGCCCGAGCGATCGCCGGCCACCCGGAGAAGTTCGACTACGTCTTCATCGACTGCCCGCCGTCGCTGGGGCTGCTGACCGTCAACGCCCTGTGCGCGGCGCAGGAGGTGCTGATACCGATTCAGTGCGAGTACTACGCGCTGGAAGGTCTCAATCAGCTGATCAACAACATCAACCTGGTGCGTCAGCACCTCAATCCCACCCTCGATGTCTCTACGATCTTGCTGACGATGTACGACAGGCGTACGCGTCTGGCAGATGCGGTGGAACAGGACGTGCGGAATCACTTCGGTGCAAAGGTGCTGAACGCGGTGATCCCCCGAAACGTGCGTGTATCGGAGGCTCCCAGCTACGGGCAGTCGGTGATGACCTACGATCCGGGTTCACGAGGAGCCACCAGCTACTTCGAGGCTGCCCTGGAACTCGCCGTTCGTGGGGTCAATACGGGAGGCACGGCATGA
- a CDS encoding D-alanine--D-alanine ligase family protein, whose protein sequence is MGTRDDLRVLVLAGGLSYERDVSLRSGRRVLDALRSVGLTAELHDADVSLLPALQADPPDAVVIALHGATGEDGSLRGVLDLCGVPYVGADAQAARLAWDKPSAKSMLREAGIPTPDWVALPHDRFSELGAVAVLDRIVERLGLPLMVKPAQGGSGLGAAVVREAGDLPAAMVGCFAYDSTALVEQYVTGTNVAVSIVDQGAGPSPLPIVEIVPRDGVYDYAARYTAGLTTWHVPARLPEAVASRVSETAIAAYKALGLRDLSRIDVIVSTDGEPHVLGCNVSPGLTETSLLPLAVQAAGVDLGVVLSALVERAASRRVH, encoded by the coding sequence ATGGGTACGCGTGACGACTTGCGAGTTCTGGTCCTGGCCGGCGGGCTGTCCTATGAACGGGACGTGTCCCTGCGGTCCGGTCGCCGGGTGCTCGACGCGCTCCGGTCCGTCGGCCTGACCGCCGAACTGCACGACGCCGACGTGTCCCTGCTGCCCGCCCTACAGGCCGATCCGCCGGATGCGGTGGTCATCGCCCTGCACGGCGCCACCGGCGAGGACGGGTCGCTGCGTGGGGTCCTCGACCTGTGCGGGGTGCCCTACGTCGGCGCTGATGCTCAGGCGGCCCGGCTCGCCTGGGACAAGCCGTCGGCCAAGTCCATGCTGCGGGAGGCCGGGATTCCCACCCCGGACTGGGTGGCGTTGCCGCACGACCGGTTCTCCGAGCTCGGCGCCGTCGCCGTTCTGGACCGGATCGTCGAGCGGCTGGGGCTGCCGCTCATGGTGAAGCCGGCACAGGGTGGGTCCGGGCTCGGCGCCGCCGTGGTCCGCGAGGCCGGCGATCTTCCGGCTGCGATGGTGGGCTGTTTCGCGTACGACTCGACGGCACTCGTCGAGCAGTATGTGACCGGGACCAACGTGGCCGTCTCGATCGTCGACCAGGGTGCCGGGCCGTCACCGCTGCCGATCGTGGAGATCGTTCCGCGGGACGGGGTGTATGACTACGCGGCCCGGTACACGGCCGGTCTGACCACCTGGCACGTGCCGGCCCGCCTGCCGGAGGCGGTCGCTTCGCGGGTCTCGGAGACGGCGATCGCCGCGTACAAGGCCCTGGGTCTGCGCGACCTGTCCCGCATAGACGTGATCGTGTCTACGGACGGTGAGCCGCACGTGCTGGGTTGCAACGTGTCGCCGGGGCTGACCGAGACTTCGTTGCTGCCGTTGGCCGTACAGGCGGCCGGGGTGGATCTGGGGGTCGTGCTCAGTGCGTTGGTGGAGCGGGCGGCGTCTCGGCGGGTGCACTGA
- a CDS encoding ParB/RepB/Spo0J family partition protein, translated as MKNRRGGLGRGLGALIPTAPAGEAAAPVEVLPDPDPVASSPSVSSAPTPGPAATGPAISVPVQPDAASSNSDGASSEPDLAPVPGARFAELPVSVIEPNAKQPRHVFDEEALEELKTSIQEVGFLQPIVVRELGDGRYELVMGERRWRAAQAVGRETIPAIVRDTPDDAMLRDALLENIHRANLNPLEEAAAYQQLLEEFGATHEELARRIGRSRPQISNTIRLMNLPAAVQRRVAAGILSAGHARALLGLDNSAAQDALAERIVREGLSVRATEEIVHLAASEEPTAKKAAPSRRAKVHAPALNDLAERLSDRFDTRVKVDIGRNKGKITIEFATVDDLERIVGMIGVEEEGAVRDGSEPSED; from the coding sequence ATGAAGAACCGGCGGGGTGGCCTGGGCCGCGGCCTGGGCGCACTGATCCCGACGGCGCCCGCCGGTGAAGCGGCGGCTCCGGTCGAGGTGCTGCCGGATCCGGATCCTGTCGCGTCGTCGCCGTCTGTCTCGTCGGCGCCAACCCCCGGGCCTGCTGCTACCGGGCCGGCCATTTCGGTGCCCGTGCAGCCGGACGCTGCTTCGTCGAACTCGGACGGGGCATCCTCTGAGCCGGACCTTGCGCCGGTTCCTGGTGCCCGGTTTGCCGAGCTGCCGGTTTCGGTGATCGAGCCGAACGCCAAGCAGCCGCGGCACGTGTTCGACGAAGAGGCCCTTGAGGAGCTCAAGACCTCGATTCAGGAGGTCGGATTCCTCCAGCCGATCGTCGTGCGTGAGCTTGGCGACGGCCGCTATGAGTTGGTCATGGGTGAGCGCCGGTGGCGTGCGGCCCAGGCTGTGGGGCGCGAGACCATCCCGGCGATCGTCCGGGACACTCCCGATGACGCGATGCTCCGGGATGCTCTGCTCGAGAACATCCATCGCGCCAATCTGAACCCGCTTGAAGAGGCGGCTGCCTATCAGCAGTTGCTTGAAGAGTTCGGGGCCACGCACGAGGAGTTGGCCCGGCGGATCGGACGTAGCCGGCCGCAGATCTCCAACACGATCCGGTTGATGAACCTGCCTGCTGCTGTGCAGCGACGGGTTGCCGCCGGGATCCTGTCGGCGGGGCATGCTCGGGCGTTGCTGGGGCTTGATAACAGTGCGGCTCAGGATGCGCTTGCCGAGCGGATCGTTCGGGAAGGGCTTTCGGTTCGGGCTACCGAGGAGATCGTGCATCTCGCGGCGTCCGAGGAGCCGACGGCTAAGAAGGCTGCGCCGAGTCGGCGGGCCAAGGTCCACGCGCCGGCCTTGAACGATCTGGCTGAGCGGCTGTCCGATCGGTTCGACACTCGGGTGAAGGTCGACATCGGACGGAACAAGGGAAAGATCACGATAGAGTTCGCGACCGTTGATGACCTTGAGCGGATCGTGGGCATGATCGGGGTTGAGGAAGAGGGCGCGGTCCGGGACGGCAGCGAGCCGTCGGAGGATTGA
- the rsmG gene encoding 16S rRNA (guanine(527)-N(7))-methyltransferase RsmG: MTDTRYGAGDSGPGDVTPGPSSFPAEPPASALTVFGDRLELAGRYAELLATEGVVRGLIGPREAPRLWERHLVNCGVMAEMIPAGAGVVDVGSGAGLPGLVLAIARPDLAITLVEPLARRTSFLEEAVVVLELDNITVVRGRAEEVVGQVPGADVVTARAVAALDKLAGWCLPLAAVGGRLLAMKGSSAAEEIAEHAAAVTALGGGTASIRLCGDGLIDPPTTVVEIVKERHVVPGRRSASTRGGKRSRRG, encoded by the coding sequence GTGACGGATACCCGCTACGGCGCGGGTGACTCCGGCCCGGGCGATGTCACGCCCGGGCCGTCGTCTTTCCCCGCCGAACCCCCTGCTTCTGCTCTCACCGTTTTCGGAGATCGGCTCGAACTCGCCGGCCGGTATGCCGAGCTCCTCGCCACCGAAGGTGTCGTGCGTGGGCTCATCGGGCCGCGTGAGGCTCCTCGGCTCTGGGAACGGCACCTGGTCAACTGCGGGGTGATGGCCGAGATGATTCCGGCCGGCGCCGGCGTGGTGGACGTCGGTTCCGGTGCGGGGTTGCCCGGTCTCGTGTTGGCCATCGCCCGTCCGGATCTGGCGATCACACTGGTCGAGCCGCTCGCCCGGCGTACCTCGTTCCTTGAGGAAGCGGTTGTCGTTCTCGAGTTGGACAACATCACGGTTGTCCGCGGCCGGGCGGAAGAGGTCGTCGGGCAGGTGCCTGGGGCTGACGTGGTCACCGCTCGGGCTGTAGCCGCTCTGGACAAGCTCGCTGGGTGGTGTCTGCCGCTTGCTGCCGTCGGTGGGCGGCTTCTGGCCATGAAGGGATCGTCGGCCGCTGAGGAGATCGCTGAGCATGCGGCTGCGGTCACGGCGCTCGGTGGTGGGACGGCGTCGATCCGGCTATGTGGTGATGGGCTGATCGATCCGCCTACGACTGTTGTGGAGATCGTCAAAGAGCGGCATGTGGTGCCGGGGCGTCGTTCGGCTTCGACTCGCGGCGGTAAGCGATCTCGTCGCGGGTGA
- a CDS encoding N-acetylmuramoyl-L-alanine amidase, with protein sequence MRSIRRGDTGVAVSEIRSILVGLELLAEADPDVFDEALETAVRAFQQSRGLGVDGLVGDETWGALDAARWRLGSRALFHSVPDALVGEDVRALQERLLEMGYDTGRPDAVYGARTARAVAQFQREVGLVQDGSCGPQTMKALRRLGRKVVGGRPQWLREAEAFRQSGPNLVGKTIVIDPGHGGGDDTGVVVPDGPLRWNEADLVFDLASRLEGRLSAAGMRVHLTRGPSPAAPMSGAERAALANTLGADLLISLHLDGHDSEAAEGVASYHYGTGTGLSSTVGERLANLVQREIVVRTGMHDCRTHAKTWDLLRLTRMPTVRVDLGYLTSPVDRERLIDPLFREQIVEALLAAVQRMYFPVERDVPTGSIDVRQLRLALADKG encoded by the coding sequence GTGCGGTCCATCCGACGCGGAGACACCGGCGTGGCAGTTTCCGAGATCCGGTCGATCCTGGTCGGCCTGGAGCTGCTGGCCGAGGCTGACCCCGACGTTTTCGACGAGGCGCTGGAGACCGCGGTGCGGGCCTTCCAGCAGAGCCGTGGGCTCGGCGTCGACGGTTTGGTCGGCGACGAGACGTGGGGCGCCCTCGACGCGGCCCGCTGGCGGCTCGGCTCCCGGGCCCTCTTCCACTCCGTTCCCGACGCCCTGGTCGGCGAGGACGTCCGCGCCCTTCAGGAGCGCCTGCTGGAGATGGGTTATGACACCGGTCGCCCGGACGCCGTCTACGGCGCCCGGACGGCTCGTGCGGTCGCCCAGTTCCAGCGCGAGGTCGGGCTCGTCCAGGACGGCTCCTGCGGCCCGCAGACCATGAAGGCGCTACGCCGGCTAGGCCGCAAGGTCGTCGGCGGCCGCCCGCAGTGGCTGCGTGAGGCCGAGGCGTTTCGCCAGTCCGGTCCCAACCTGGTCGGCAAGACGATCGTGATCGACCCCGGCCACGGTGGCGGTGACGACACGGGTGTGGTGGTGCCGGACGGCCCGCTCCGGTGGAACGAGGCCGACCTCGTCTTCGACCTGGCGTCCCGGCTGGAGGGCCGGCTCTCCGCGGCCGGCATGCGGGTGCATCTGACCCGTGGCCCGTCACCGGCCGCCCCGATGAGCGGTGCCGAGCGGGCCGCCCTGGCAAACACGCTCGGCGCGGATCTGTTGATCTCGCTGCACCTCGACGGGCACGACTCCGAGGCGGCCGAGGGCGTGGCGTCCTACCACTACGGCACCGGGACCGGTCTCAGCTCGACGGTCGGCGAGCGGCTGGCCAATCTGGTGCAGCGGGAGATCGTCGTGCGGACCGGGATGCACGATTGCCGTACCCATGCCAAGACCTGGGATCTGCTCCGACTGACCCGGATGCCGACGGTGCGTGTCGACCTCGGCTATCTGACCTCGCCGGTTGACCGTGAGCGGTTGATCGACCCGCTGTTCCGGGAGCAGATCGTCGAGGCACTGCTCGCCGCGGTACAGCGGATGTATTTCCCGGTGGAGCGGGACGTCCCCACCGGCTCGATCGACGTCCGCCAGCTGCGCCTCGCGTTGGCCGACAAGGGCTAA
- a CDS encoding aminotransferase-like domain-containing protein produces MTGTTQDDYTDRYARRVRGMTTSEIRALFSVASRPEVVSLAGGSPYIAALPLDAVGEMLGDLASQQGATSLQYGIGQGTIELREQICEVMSLSGITNASPDDVVVTVGGQQALDLLARLFLDPGDVVLAEGPTYVGALGVFQAAQAQVRHVAMDDEGLLPAALEEAIRATAREGRRAKFLYTIPTFQNPAGVTLSEARREQILDICERAGLLVVEDDPYGMLSFEGDAPLPLRARRREGVFYCSTFSKTFAPGLRVGWVLAPHAVREKLVMMSEANVLCPSAFAQGAVTRYLTTMPWQEQIKVYREIYRERRDALLSALEDLMPAGTTWTRPTGGLFVWATLPEGLDSKAMMPRAIAARVAYVPGTGFYADGTGRGNMRLNFSFSAPERLREGVRRLSGVMQQELAMRAVFGEAGLQPGHQRRRGPAAADAPGPDLA; encoded by the coding sequence ATGACCGGTACAACTCAGGACGATTACACCGATCGGTACGCGCGACGGGTGCGCGGGATGACCACGTCGGAGATCCGGGCCCTCTTCTCCGTCGCCAGCCGACCGGAGGTGGTGTCGCTGGCCGGCGGTTCGCCGTACATCGCCGCGCTCCCCCTGGACGCGGTCGGTGAGATGCTCGGCGACCTGGCCTCCCAGCAGGGCGCCACCAGCCTTCAGTACGGCATCGGCCAGGGCACCATCGAGCTGCGGGAACAGATCTGCGAGGTGATGTCGCTGTCCGGCATCACGAACGCGTCCCCCGACGACGTGGTGGTCACCGTCGGTGGACAGCAGGCCCTCGACCTCCTGGCCCGCCTCTTCCTGGACCCGGGCGACGTGGTGCTCGCCGAGGGGCCGACCTATGTCGGCGCACTCGGCGTGTTCCAGGCCGCCCAGGCACAGGTCCGGCACGTGGCCATGGACGACGAAGGCCTCCTCCCGGCAGCACTCGAGGAGGCGATCCGGGCCACCGCGAGGGAAGGGAGGCGAGCGAAGTTCCTGTACACGATCCCCACCTTCCAGAATCCGGCCGGTGTCACCCTTTCGGAGGCGCGGCGCGAGCAGATCCTCGACATCTGCGAGCGGGCCGGGCTGCTGGTGGTGGAGGACGACCCGTACGGAATGTTGTCCTTCGAGGGTGACGCCCCGCTGCCGCTGCGGGCCCGCCGCCGCGAAGGGGTCTTCTACTGCTCGACCTTCTCCAAGACCTTCGCGCCGGGCCTGCGGGTCGGCTGGGTCCTCGCGCCGCACGCCGTACGGGAGAAGCTGGTCATGATGAGCGAGGCCAACGTGCTGTGCCCGAGCGCGTTCGCTCAGGGCGCCGTCACCCGCTACCTGACGACCATGCCGTGGCAGGAACAGATCAAGGTCTACCGGGAGATCTACCGCGAGCGGCGGGACGCACTGCTCAGCGCCCTGGAAGACCTGATGCCGGCCGGCACCACGTGGACCCGGCCGACCGGCGGCCTGTTCGTCTGGGCGACCCTGCCCGAAGGCCTCGACTCGAAGGCGATGATGCCGCGGGCGATCGCCGCGCGGGTCGCCTACGTGCCCGGAACGGGCTTCTATGCCGATGGGACCGGCCGGGGCAACATGCGGCTCAACTTCAGCTTCTCGGCCCCGGAGCGGCTGCGTGAAGGCGTGCGGCGGCTGTCCGGAGTGATGCAGCAGGAGCTGGCCATGCGCGCCGTCTTCGGCGAGGCCGGCCTTCAGCCGGGACATCAGCGCCGTCGTGGCCCGGCCGCCGCGGATGCGCCCGGGCCCGACTTGGCATGA
- the yidC gene encoding membrane protein insertase YidC, whose product MSLDPIYYAISWILLRWHSLWDAIGIPDDRVIGTNWAWILAIIFLVVTLRIILFPVFVKQIKSQRAMQALQPKVKALQEKHKGDRETLQKEMMELYRTEKANPLMGCLPMFLQIPVFFGLFHVLQHLKPGLSDENKQLYGWPLEQFNSAFQAHLFNVPISAKFGSSAEQLAALGADGTTVKILAAVLVLVMMATTFLTQRQMILKTGWAEDPQQLMIQRLMLYGIPFTLLFSGALFPIGVVIYWVTNNLFTLAQQQWVLRKFPPPQMANKGGTSARPAAGTKTSGGPKSPVQPARTGGLFGRKAEAEPVSPVVDTKALAPKPGAKPVNPKKGARPANKPKG is encoded by the coding sequence TTGAGTCTCGACCCGATCTACTACGCCATCTCGTGGATTCTTCTGCGTTGGCATTCCCTGTGGGATGCGATCGGCATACCCGACGACCGCGTGATCGGCACGAACTGGGCCTGGATCCTCGCGATCATCTTCCTTGTGGTGACCCTGCGGATCATCCTCTTCCCGGTCTTCGTCAAGCAGATCAAGAGCCAGCGCGCCATGCAGGCGCTCCAGCCGAAGGTCAAGGCGCTCCAGGAGAAGCACAAGGGTGACCGGGAGACGCTCCAGAAAGAGATGATGGAGCTGTACCGGACGGAGAAGGCGAACCCTCTGATGGGCTGCCTTCCGATGTTCCTGCAGATTCCGGTCTTCTTCGGGCTCTTCCACGTGCTTCAGCACCTGAAGCCCGGTCTCTCCGACGAGAACAAGCAGCTGTACGGCTGGCCGCTGGAGCAGTTCAACAGCGCCTTCCAGGCTCACCTGTTCAACGTGCCGATCAGTGCCAAGTTCGGGTCGTCCGCCGAGCAGCTGGCCGCGCTCGGTGCCGACGGCACCACGGTCAAGATCCTCGCTGCGGTCCTGGTCCTCGTGATGATGGCGACCACGTTCCTCACCCAGCGCCAGATGATCCTCAAGACCGGCTGGGCCGAGGACCCGCAGCAGCTGATGATCCAGCGTCTGATGCTCTACGGCATCCCGTTCACGCTGCTGTTCTCCGGCGCGCTGTTCCCGATCGGTGTGGTCATCTACTGGGTCACCAACAACCTGTTCACCCTGGCCCAGCAGCAGTGGGTGCTGCGTAAGTTCCCGCCGCCGCAGATGGCGAACAAGGGTGGCACCAGCGCCCGCCCGGCCGCCGGCACCAAGACCTCGGGTGGCCCCAAGAGCCCGGTTCAGCCGGCCCGTACCGGTGGCCTGTTCGGTCGCAAGGCCGAGGCCGAGCCGGTCAGCCCGGTCGTCGACACCAAGGCCCTCGCGCCCAAACCGGGTGCCAAACCGGTGAATCCCAAGAAGGGCGCCCGACCGGCGAACAAACCCAAGGGATGA
- a CDS encoding Jag family protein yields the protein MTDTSTPPSADSSASAVEPAATDSAVPAEEGKKSESVASDGDLFRQSEIAADYIEGLLDILDYDGDIDELVSAGRPMVEVVGGRLQPLVGQRGATLEALQELTRLAIFRATGSPSRLLLDIGGYRAARRKELAAVARNAVEKVKEHGDPVRLEPMSAFERKCVHDVVNAIPGVQSESEGVEPNRRIVVRVAD from the coding sequence GTGACCGACACCAGCACTCCCCCTTCCGCCGACTCGTCAGCCTCCGCTGTCGAGCCGGCCGCCACCGATTCGGCCGTTCCGGCTGAAGAGGGCAAGAAGTCGGAGAGCGTCGCCTCGGACGGCGACCTGTTCCGCCAGAGCGAGATCGCTGCGGACTACATCGAGGGGCTGCTGGACATCCTCGACTACGACGGCGACATCGACGAGCTCGTCTCCGCGGGCCGGCCGATGGTCGAGGTCGTCGGCGGCCGTCTCCAGCCGCTCGTCGGCCAGCGCGGAGCCACCCTCGAAGCGCTTCAGGAACTCACCCGTCTCGCGATCTTCCGGGCCACCGGATCGCCCAGCCGGCTGTTGCTCGACATCGGCGGCTACCGGGCCGCCCGCCGCAAGGAACTCGCCGCGGTCGCCCGCAATGCGGTCGAGAAGGTCAAAGAACACGGCGATCCGGTACGCCTGGAGCCGATGTCGGCGTTCGAGCGGAAGTGTGTGCACGACGTCGTCAACGCGATCCCGGGCGTGCAGAGCGAGTCCGAAGGCGTCGAGCCCAACCGGCGCATCGTGGTGCGTGTGGCGGACTGA